A stretch of the Balneola vulgaris DSM 17893 genome encodes the following:
- the meaB gene encoding methylmalonyl Co-A mutase-associated GTPase MeaB — MKDLSPAEYIDGIKSGNRALLSRAITRVESTRADHRELAQAIIEGCLPFSGNSIRIGITGVPGVGKSTFIESFGTYVTEELNRKIAVLAIDPSSTRSRGSILGDKTRMETLSNNPNAYIRPTASSGSLGGVARNTRETILLCEAAGFDTIIIETVGVGQSETAVHSMVDFFLLLMLAGAGDELQGIKRGIMEMADTIVINKADSGNEDASQRAMLEYKNALHLFPPTDSGWIPRVTKCSALKSKGIDEVWSIIDEYIRHTTSNGYFDQKRKEQAIYWLNEHIQQELHSAFYGDDDLNAALQSNKDKILNGEITSYTAAKELMKLFHSK, encoded by the coding sequence TTGAAAGACCTTTCCCCGGCAGAATATATTGATGGCATAAAATCGGGTAATAGAGCCCTTTTAAGTCGAGCTATAACTCGGGTTGAAAGCACAAGAGCCGATCACCGTGAATTGGCTCAAGCCATCATCGAAGGTTGTTTGCCATTCTCGGGTAATTCTATCCGTATTGGGATCACCGGGGTTCCAGGTGTGGGGAAAAGTACTTTCATCGAATCGTTTGGTACTTATGTAACGGAAGAGCTAAATCGCAAGATTGCAGTGTTGGCCATCGACCCTAGTAGTACCCGTTCGCGTGGCAGTATACTTGGGGATAAAACTCGGATGGAAACTCTTTCTAATAATCCGAATGCATACATCCGTCCTACTGCTTCATCTGGTTCCCTAGGAGGCGTTGCTCGAAATACCAGAGAAACGATTTTATTATGTGAAGCGGCAGGCTTTGATACCATTATTATCGAAACAGTGGGGGTAGGTCAGTCAGAGACAGCCGTTCACTCTATGGTCGACTTCTTCCTGCTTCTAATGCTTGCAGGCGCTGGAGACGAATTACAAGGCATTAAGCGAGGGATCATGGAAATGGCCGACACCATTGTTATTAATAAAGCCGATTCCGGAAATGAAGACGCCTCACAGCGAGCTATGTTGGAATACAAAAATGCCCTTCACTTATTCCCACCTACCGATTCTGGTTGGATTCCTAGAGTTACGAAGTGTTCAGCCTTAAAGTCTAAAGGAATTGACGAAGTGTGGTCGATTATAGATGAATATATTCGCCATACCACCTCTAATGGATACTTCGATCAAAAGAGAAAGGAACAAGCTATCTATTGGTTGAATGAGCATATTCAGCAAGAACTGCACAGTGCTTTTTATGGCGACGATGACCTTAACGCGGCTCTTCAGTCTAACAAAGACAAAATTTTAAATGGGGAAATCACTTCATACACAGCGGCTAAAGAACTCATGAAGCTCTTTCATTCTAAATAG
- a CDS encoding acyl-CoA dehydrogenase — MEQLEQMMAPLTQLTEDEQMLKEAAADFAEASIKPLVSEMDEQAKLNPDLIKQFFEMGLMGIDIPEQYGGGGGTFMMSVVAIEQISRVDASAGVFMDVQNTLVNNAFVNYASEFLKEKYLPQLANEKVGAYCLSEAGSGSDAFALKCKAVEDGDDYVLNGAKLWITNANEADIFIVLANVNPELGYKGITAFVVERGFEGFSVSKKEDKLGIRASSTCEILLEDCRVPKENILGEVGKGYKVAIETLNEGRIGIGAQMIGIAQGAFDAALAYVQERKQFGKAIGEFQGVQFQLARMATDIETARLLVYNAARIKETGQNFLKEAAMAKFYASEVAERVASMAVDLYGGNGFVKEYPVEKFYRDAKIGKIYEGTTNMQLMTIAKLLMR, encoded by the coding sequence ATGGAACAACTTGAGCAAATGATGGCCCCTTTAACCCAGCTCACTGAAGACGAACAAATGCTGAAAGAAGCCGCTGCTGATTTTGCAGAAGCTTCAATTAAACCACTTGTATCAGAGATGGATGAACAAGCAAAATTAAATCCTGATTTGATCAAGCAATTTTTTGAAATGGGTTTAATGGGTATTGATATCCCAGAACAATACGGAGGTGGAGGTGGTACCTTCATGATGTCGGTTGTAGCCATTGAGCAAATCTCGCGTGTAGATGCTTCAGCGGGTGTGTTCATGGATGTTCAGAATACACTAGTGAACAACGCATTTGTAAACTACGCATCAGAGTTTCTGAAAGAAAAATATCTACCACAGCTAGCAAACGAAAAAGTAGGTGCGTACTGCTTGTCGGAAGCTGGTTCAGGTAGTGATGCTTTTGCCTTAAAGTGTAAAGCTGTAGAAGATGGCGATGACTATGTACTAAACGGCGCCAAGCTTTGGATTACCAACGCAAATGAAGCAGATATCTTTATCGTGCTTGCCAATGTAAACCCAGAGCTAGGATATAAAGGCATCACTGCTTTTGTTGTAGAGCGTGGTTTTGAAGGCTTCTCAGTATCAAAGAAAGAAGATAAGCTTGGAATCAGAGCGAGTTCAACGTGTGAGATTTTATTAGAAGATTGCCGCGTACCAAAAGAGAATATCTTAGGCGAAGTAGGAAAAGGTTATAAAGTAGCTATCGAAACGCTGAATGAAGGTAGAATTGGAATCGGTGCTCAAATGATCGGTATCGCACAAGGCGCGTTTGATGCCGCTTTAGCATACGTACAAGAGCGTAAGCAATTCGGTAAAGCAATTGGTGAATTCCAAGGCGTTCAATTCCAGTTGGCTCGTATGGCAACGGATATTGAAACAGCTCGTCTTTTAGTGTACAACGCAGCAAGAATTAAAGAAACAGGGCAGAACTTCTTAAAAGAAGCAGCCATGGCTAAATTCTATGCTAGTGAAGTTGCTGAGCGTGTAGCCTCAATGGCCGTTGATCTTTATGGTGGAAATGGATTCGTGAAAGAATACCCAGTGGAGAAGTTCTACCGCGATGCTAAAATTGGTAAGATCTATGAAGGTACTACGAATATGCAGCTCATGACTATTGCGAAGTTATTAATGCGCTAA
- a CDS encoding methylmalonyl-CoA mutase family protein, translating to MKDKKTTFSKQLHFNEFPAIETGHWDAVIEKDLKGEDYKTKFNWQSIEGINYLPFYRQEHLKDVNHEIAPLKTGQNEWEVSQHIRHQTISDANKKAQEALVNGASGLVFDLNTLTISSYDDLEVLLKDIYINLIGVHFEGLTNYSQLEEWLQQYVSANDLSVDELTITFSSDVFSKALLSSKLPTYSELQNDVSSRLNSPFKHLHVDGFWIADAGASITQQIAFIISSLVEQLELAKAQKLDLQQVIDKTHITLGIGSDYFLEIAKFRALRLLWNKVLEVYELEASAPYLRAITLEMNKSTQDPHNNLLRGTTEAMAAAIGGVNSITVRAFDAAYKEANNFSDRMARNIQLILKEEAYLDKVSDPASGSYYVETLTHKFAEQAWELFKTFEKEGGLHASIKAGTIQALINETASKRKAAIQNGDIVMIGVNKFEPAGGAMAKAQLSLPNFSLESHFECDDIEAIQLLRLAEPFEKEQN from the coding sequence ATGAAAGACAAAAAAACGACATTCTCTAAGCAACTTCACTTCAATGAGTTCCCTGCAATTGAAACGGGCCATTGGGATGCTGTCATTGAAAAAGATCTTAAAGGCGAAGACTACAAAACTAAGTTTAATTGGCAATCGATTGAGGGAATTAACTATCTCCCCTTCTATCGCCAAGAACATCTAAAAGATGTAAATCACGAAATTGCCCCATTGAAAACAGGGCAGAATGAGTGGGAAGTCTCCCAGCATATTCGCCATCAAACGATTAGCGACGCCAACAAAAAAGCACAAGAAGCTCTTGTTAATGGTGCTTCAGGTTTAGTTTTTGATCTCAACACGCTCACTATTTCATCTTATGATGACCTGGAGGTATTGTTAAAAGATATTTACATCAACTTAATTGGTGTACACTTCGAAGGCCTTACTAATTATTCTCAACTCGAGGAATGGTTACAGCAATATGTTTCGGCAAACGATTTGAGTGTTGATGAATTAACCATCACGTTTTCATCAGATGTGTTTTCAAAAGCTCTATTGAGTTCGAAATTACCTACCTATTCAGAGCTTCAAAACGATGTAAGCTCTCGACTAAATTCTCCTTTTAAGCATCTTCATGTAGATGGATTTTGGATAGCCGATGCAGGTGCTTCTATCACTCAACAGATTGCCTTTATTATCTCAAGCTTAGTTGAGCAACTTGAACTTGCAAAAGCTCAGAAGCTAGACCTTCAACAAGTGATCGACAAAACTCATATCACATTGGGAATTGGTTCCGATTACTTTTTAGAGATAGCCAAGTTCAGAGCCCTTCGATTGCTTTGGAATAAAGTGCTTGAAGTGTATGAACTGGAAGCAAGCGCTCCATACTTACGCGCTATTACTTTAGAGATGAACAAATCTACCCAAGACCCTCACAATAATTTGTTACGAGGAACTACGGAAGCGATGGCTGCCGCAATTGGTGGAGTGAATTCAATTACAGTGCGTGCCTTTGATGCGGCTTATAAAGAGGCCAACAATTTCTCGGATCGTATGGCACGTAATATTCAGCTCATTCTTAAAGAAGAAGCTTATTTAGATAAAGTAAGTGATCCCGCATCAGGCTCGTATTATGTGGAAACACTTACTCATAAATTTGCAGAACAAGCGTGGGAGTTATTTAAAACGTTTGAAAAGGAAGGTGGACTTCACGCTTCTATCAAAGCTGGCACAATTCAAGCACTAATAAACGAAACCGCATCAAAGCGTAAAGCGGCTATCCAAAATGGCGACATCGTGATGATTGGTGTGAATAAATTTGAGCCGGCAGGTGGAGCGATGGCGAAAGCGCAATTGAGCCTGCCAAATTTCTCACTTGAGTCTCATTTTGAATGTGATGACATCGAGGCCATACAACTATTAAGACTTGCCGAACCTTTTGAAAAGGAGCAAAACTGA
- the fdxA gene encoding ferredoxin FdxA, with protein sequence MPYVVTEPCIQCKYTNCAAVCPVDAFREGPNFLAIDPNECIDCDACVSECPVEAIFPDDEVPEKWEGYIELNERLAEQWEDRVINETQDALENADEWATKEDKLSELQEEW encoded by the coding sequence ATGCCTTACGTTGTAACTGAACCTTGTATTCAATGTAAATATACCAACTGTGCTGCTGTTTGCCCGGTTGACGCTTTCCGAGAAGGACCTAACTTTTTAGCAATTGACCCCAACGAATGTATCGATTGTGATGCGTGTGTTTCGGAATGTCCAGTGGAAGCTATATTCCCAGACGACGAAGTACCTGAGAAGTGGGAAGGTTACATCGAGTTAAACGAACGTCTTGCTGAACAATGGGAAGATCGTGTTATTAACGAAACTCAAGACGCATTGGAAAATGCTGATGAGTGGGCAACTAAAGAAGACAAATTAAGCGAGTTGCAAGAGGAATGGTAG
- a CDS encoding formylglycine-generating enzyme family protein translates to MKKFILLPVLLISLTSCKINRSAPNPYKPEMVTIKGGKFIFGDFYDGTNTDAIPIHTVKVESFKMGKYEVTYQQFDHFAEKTGRKLPKSKRKDRGQRAVSYITWDDALAFCQYYGFRLPTETEWEYAARSGGKNELFAGVLEKEKVYTVALTKDERVTASQPVGLRKPNGLGLYDMSGNVFEWIGDYYQFYANPFNTHDMDKDAVRIIRGGSYYERRITARTYWRVGTLRDVTSEDIGFRCAADL, encoded by the coding sequence TTGAAAAAATTCATTCTACTACCCGTTCTACTTATTTCCCTAACAAGCTGTAAGATAAATCGTTCAGCCCCGAATCCATATAAACCTGAAATGGTTACCATAAAAGGTGGCAAATTCATTTTTGGTGATTTTTATGATGGCACTAATACAGATGCAATCCCTATACATACTGTTAAAGTAGAGTCCTTTAAGATGGGCAAATATGAAGTAACCTACCAACAATTTGATCATTTTGCTGAAAAAACAGGTCGTAAGCTCCCAAAATCAAAGCGAAAAGATCGTGGGCAACGGGCTGTTTCTTATATAACTTGGGATGATGCTTTAGCCTTTTGCCAGTATTATGGGTTTAGACTTCCAACTGAAACTGAATGGGAGTATGCAGCGAGATCTGGAGGTAAAAATGAGCTTTTTGCGGGTGTTTTAGAGAAGGAAAAAGTATACACCGTGGCTTTAACGAAAGATGAACGGGTTACCGCTTCCCAACCTGTGGGTTTACGGAAGCCCAATGGTCTAGGCTTGTACGATATGAGCGGAAATGTTTTTGAATGGATTGGGGATTACTATCAATTCTATGCGAACCCTTTCAATACTCATGATATGGATAAAGATGCTGTGCGAATTATTAGAGGGGGCAGTTATTACGAACGGCGAATTACTGCACGTACTTACTGGAGAGTAGGTACTTTAAGAGATGTAACTTCAGAGGATATTGGTTTTCGCTGTGCTGCCGATTTATAA
- the folP gene encoding dihydropteroate synthase, translated as MSFTVKNPLQDLDLSQPQIMGILNATPDSFSDGGRYLDVHRALDRIHIMRTEGASIIDIGGESTRPGADSISVKEEVKRVLPIIQASVDTFPDTILSIDTTKYEVAEVALRAGVRIINDVSGIQKDPQMAELAGKYGASYVIMHSVGDPKNMQDNPSYTNVVEEVYAFFEKQIKVAQSYGVETIILDPGIGFGKTTEHNLKLLAHLDKFKKIGFPILVGASRKSMIGNLLDERPVEDRLIGTIAVHYDALTRGANILRVHDVKEASDSLRIFQAIQSQR; from the coding sequence TTGTCTTTTACAGTTAAAAATCCTCTTCAGGATTTAGATTTATCACAGCCTCAGATCATGGGGATTCTTAATGCCACTCCCGATTCATTTAGTGATGGAGGGAGGTATTTAGATGTGCATAGAGCTTTAGATCGTATTCATATAATGCGTACCGAAGGAGCTAGCATCATCGATATAGGTGGAGAATCAACAAGACCTGGGGCTGATTCTATTTCTGTAAAGGAAGAAGTAAAGCGAGTGCTTCCCATTATACAAGCCTCAGTCGATACTTTCCCAGATACCATCTTATCTATTGATACCACGAAGTATGAAGTTGCAGAAGTAGCGCTTCGTGCTGGGGTACGCATCATTAACGATGTAAGTGGCATTCAAAAAGACCCACAGATGGCTGAATTAGCCGGAAAGTATGGAGCATCGTATGTTATTATGCATTCCGTGGGTGATCCCAAAAACATGCAAGACAACCCAAGCTATACCAATGTAGTGGAAGAGGTTTATGCATTTTTTGAAAAGCAGATTAAAGTGGCTCAGAGTTATGGGGTAGAAACCATTATTCTAGACCCGGGTATTGGCTTTGGGAAAACAACCGAGCATAATTTAAAGTTGCTTGCACACCTTGATAAATTCAAGAAAATTGGGTTTCCTATATTGGTTGGAGCATCACGCAAATCTATGATAGGTAACCTCCTTGATGAGCGCCCAGTTGAAGATCGTTTAATTGGAACCATCGCTGTTCATTACGACGCATTAACACGAGGAGCGAATATACTTCGTGTTCATGATGTTAAGGAAGCCTCAGATTCATTGCGTATATTCCAAGCCATTCAATCACAACGCTAG
- the scpA gene encoding methylmalonyl-CoA mutase, with the protein MRKDFSNIDFTPSSQTKISDEPVWETPEKIPVKPAFDTSDIQELEHLEYAAGIPPYLRGPYSTMYAVRPWTIRQYAGFSTAEESNALYRRNLAAGQKGLSVAFDLATHRGYDSDHERVTGDVGKAGVAIDSVEDMKILFDQIPLDKMSVSMTMNGAVIPVMAFYIVAAEEQGVSPEKLSGTIQNDILKEFMVRNTYIYPPAPSMKIIGDIFEYTSQNMPRFNSISISGYHMQEAGATADIELAYTLADGLEYIRTGIEAGMDVDEFAPRLSFFWAIGMNQFMEIAKMRAGRLLWAKIVKSFNPKNPKSLSLRTHCQTSGWSLTEQDPFNNVARTCIEAMAAALGHTQSLHTNALDEAIALPTDFSARIARNTQLYLQNETNITKAVDPWAGSHYVEYLTDKIARRAWELITEVEELGGMAKAIETGVPKMRIEEAAARKQARIDSGKDTIVGVNKYQTDEEEIIDILEVDNAKVRKSQIERLNKMKAERNEEETQAALEAITKSANSGEGNLLALAVDAARKRASLGEISYAMEKVFGRYKATIKSISGVYSSESSNNQEFKAAQSLADEFSKLDGRRPRIMVAKMGQDGHDRGAKVISTSFADLGFDVDIGPLFQTPKEAARQAVENDVHILGVSSLAAGHKTLVPEVIAELKKHGREDIMVIAGGVIPQQDYDFLYDAGVTAVFGPGTVIPKAAKQILEILIQNHTA; encoded by the coding sequence ATGAGAAAAGATTTTTCAAATATAGACTTTACACCTAGTTCTCAAACTAAAATTAGCGATGAACCTGTCTGGGAAACACCGGAAAAAATTCCTGTTAAACCAGCTTTTGATACATCTGACATTCAGGAACTAGAGCACTTAGAATATGCAGCGGGTATCCCACCCTATTTACGTGGTCCTTATTCAACCATGTATGCGGTTCGGCCGTGGACTATTCGCCAATATGCGGGTTTCTCAACGGCGGAAGAGTCTAATGCTTTATATCGTCGAAACTTAGCTGCTGGTCAAAAAGGACTTTCTGTTGCATTCGACCTTGCCACACACCGTGGATATGATTCCGATCACGAACGTGTTACCGGTGATGTAGGTAAAGCAGGGGTGGCCATAGATTCTGTGGAAGACATGAAGATCCTATTCGATCAAATTCCATTAGATAAAATGTCGGTTTCTATGACGATGAATGGTGCCGTTATCCCGGTAATGGCTTTCTACATTGTTGCGGCTGAAGAACAAGGGGTTAGTCCTGAAAAGTTAAGTGGTACTATTCAGAATGATATTCTAAAAGAGTTTATGGTGCGGAATACCTACATATACCCACCTGCACCATCTATGAAAATTATCGGTGATATTTTCGAATACACTTCGCAAAATATGCCGCGTTTCAATTCTATTAGTATCAGTGGCTATCATATGCAGGAAGCGGGCGCCACAGCTGATATTGAGCTTGCATACACTCTTGCCGATGGACTAGAGTACATCCGTACGGGTATTGAAGCAGGAATGGACGTAGATGAATTTGCACCTCGTTTATCATTCTTCTGGGCCATTGGGATGAACCAGTTTATGGAAATAGCCAAAATGAGAGCGGGTCGACTCTTATGGGCAAAAATTGTTAAGTCATTCAACCCAAAGAACCCAAAGTCTCTTTCTCTGAGAACCCATTGCCAAACTTCGGGATGGAGTTTAACGGAACAAGATCCGTTTAATAATGTGGCTCGAACCTGTATTGAAGCAATGGCAGCGGCACTTGGCCATACACAGTCGTTACACACTAACGCTTTAGATGAAGCCATTGCTCTACCTACGGATTTCTCAGCTCGTATTGCTCGAAACACACAGCTTTACCTTCAAAATGAAACCAACATTACAAAGGCGGTTGATCCTTGGGCGGGCTCACACTATGTAGAGTATTTAACCGATAAAATTGCCCGTAGAGCTTGGGAACTCATCACTGAAGTTGAAGAGCTTGGCGGAATGGCAAAGGCGATTGAAACGGGTGTGCCGAAGATGAGAATCGAAGAAGCGGCTGCACGTAAGCAAGCTCGTATTGATTCGGGTAAAGACACCATTGTTGGAGTCAATAAATATCAGACGGATGAAGAAGAGATCATCGACATTCTTGAAGTTGATAATGCCAAAGTGCGTAAGTCTCAGATTGAGCGCTTAAACAAGATGAAAGCTGAGCGCAATGAAGAAGAAACCCAAGCTGCACTTGAAGCTATTACCAAATCCGCTAATAGTGGTGAAGGCAATCTCTTAGCATTAGCAGTGGATGCTGCACGAAAGAGAGCAAGTTTGGGTGAGATTTCCTATGCTATGGAAAAGGTATTTGGCCGATACAAGGCAACCATTAAATCAATTTCAGGCGTGTATTCTTCAGAATCTTCAAACAACCAAGAATTTAAAGCGGCACAAAGCTTAGCCGATGAGTTCTCAAAACTTGATGGCCGTCGCCCTAGAATCATGGTCGCAAAAATGGGCCAAGATGGGCACGACCGTGGTGCTAAAGTTATTTCAACATCCTTCGCTGATCTTGGTTTTGATGTGGATATTGGTCCACTCTTTCAAACCCCAAAAGAAGCCGCTCGCCAAGCCGTAGAAAATGATGTTCATATTCTTGGGGTGTCGAGTTTAGCCGCAGGCCATAAAACCTTAGTTCCTGAAGTAATCGCAGAACTGAAAAAGCATGGCCGTGAAGATATCATGGTAATAGCTGGCGGGGTAATTCCTCAGCAAGATTATGATTTCTTGTATGATGCAGGTGTAACCGCTGTATTCGGCCCTGGAACAGTGATCCCTAAAGCCGCAAAGCAGATACTTGAAATACTCATTCAAAATCATACCGCCTAA
- the cdaA gene encoding diadenylate cyclase CdaA produces the protein MIPIGFLEFGLKDFIETLIIAGVLVYLYRWIRGTFAIQATIGIFFVILINFIIRLLGFETINFILKSILDVGILAVFILFQPEIRKLLYRIGNNTSFDRFFSRTGSSDMIDEIIEATKKMAKHRTGALIVFARSSSLQDLVDAGVKIDSAVKSELITTIFQKDTPLHDGAVVIRNNRIVAASCYLPISQNPNIAQSFGTRHRAAVGISETNNVLVLVVSEETGRVSLARNGTLTSGLTIQKLRAEMEEAFGKSDFEADLSFGAAQSEMNLK, from the coding sequence TTGATCCCAATTGGTTTTCTTGAGTTTGGTCTCAAGGATTTCATCGAAACACTTATTATTGCAGGTGTACTGGTATATTTATATCGGTGGATTAGAGGTACGTTCGCAATTCAAGCAACCATCGGTATTTTCTTTGTAATACTGATCAACTTTATCATTCGATTACTTGGGTTTGAAACCATCAATTTCATTCTCAAGAGTATACTTGATGTGGGGATTCTCGCCGTATTCATCCTATTCCAACCTGAGATTAGAAAGCTACTTTATCGCATTGGTAACAATACCAGTTTCGATCGTTTCTTCTCACGTACAGGCTCCTCGGATATGATTGATGAAATCATTGAAGCCACCAAAAAGATGGCGAAACATAGAACAGGGGCATTAATTGTATTTGCTCGTTCTTCATCGCTTCAAGATTTAGTGGATGCTGGGGTGAAAATAGACTCTGCTGTAAAATCTGAATTGATAACTACGATCTTTCAGAAGGACACACCACTACATGATGGTGCCGTTGTAATTCGAAATAACCGTATAGTTGCAGCCAGTTGTTACTTGCCCATATCTCAAAACCCAAACATAGCCCAATCGTTTGGTACACGTCACCGCGCAGCGGTAGGTATTAGTGAAACCAATAACGTGTTAGTGTTGGTAGTTTCAGAAGAAACAGGAAGAGTTTCTTTAGCAAGAAATGGTACTCTAACAAGTGGTTTAACTATTCAGAAGTTAAGAGCTGAAATGGAAGAAGCATTTGGTAAATCCGACTTTGAAGCGGATCTGAGTTTCGGCGCTGCACAATCCGAAATGAATCTCAAGTAA